ATCTGCCCCTTCATATACTAGGGTATAGTTTGGCGTTGCTACTAAACTTCCTTGCGTAATAGCATACGTTCCAATATCTTCTCTGCCATTGCGAACCAAACTTCCGGTTAATGTTGTTGCTGTTTTATCATTTCGTTTCAGTCCTGAAACTGTATAGGTTAACGCTGGGTCTATTTCACCGTAAATTTTGGTTTTGGCATCTGCAATTACCGTTAATGTTGCAGGTGTAATCTGAAAATCAGCTACTTCATATACTAGAGTATAGTTTGGAGTTGCTGCTAAACTTCCTTGATTAATAGTGTACATTCCCACATTTTCAGTACCTGTACGCGTTAAACTTCCCGTCAAAACGGCTGAAGCCTCTTCACTTCTTTGTAATCCTGTAACGGCATACGTTAAAGCTGGATCCGTATCCCCATATATTTTTGTTTTAGCCTCTGCTGTTACCGTTAACTCCGCAGGTTTAATTTCAAAATTCGCAGCTACATAATTGACAACATAATTCGCATTGGCTACTAAAGTTCCTTGCTCAATCGTATAGACTCCCACATCTTCCGTACCTGTACGAGTTAAATGCCCACTTAATACGGTTGCACTACTTTCCCCTCTTTTCAGACCAGCTGTCGTATGGGTTAGCAACGGTTCTGGTTCACCATAAGCTTTTGCTTTTGGATGCGCCATTACGGTGATTGTAGCTGGTGTAATACTAAAATCGGCCCCTTCAAACACCAACGTATAATTGGAATTAGCTTCTAAAGTTCCTTGTGTAATCGTATAATCTCCAACTGCTTCATCTCCTGTACGAGCTAAATTTCCACGCAAAGCACTAGCAGCTGAGTCCCCAAGTTTTAACCCAGAAACCGCATAGGTTAAGAGTGGATCGATATCTCCATATACTTTCCCTGCTTCTTGCGCTGTTACCGTTAAAACAGTAGGTGTAATTTCAAGATCAGCTTTGTGATACGCTATTTCATAATTGGGCGTAGCAGTCAAACTTCCTTGTCTAATTTCATAGGTTCCCATCTCTTCACCCAACTCGCGATTTAAGGCTCCACTTAAAATGGCAGTAGCTTCTTCACCACGTTTAAATCCAGTAACGGCATAGGTGAATGCTGGATCTTCCTCACCATACACTTTGGTTTTATCCGCTGCTGTTACGGTTAATGTTGCTGGAAGAATCCTAAAGTTCGCATTATCCACATTAAGTATATAATTGGACGAGGCTGCCAAAGTTCCCCTGCTAATAACATAAGTATCTACATCTTCTCCTGGAGCACGAGTCAACGAACCCGTTAATTCATCATCATTGACTAACCCACTAACACGATATAACAAAGCAGGATCTTCCTCTCCATACACTTTTCTAGTAGGTTGTGCAGTCACCCATACAGACACAGGACGTACAGTCATACCGATACGACTTCTTATACTCTCACAACCATTTACTACTCCACTCACCCAATAGTCATAATTTCCTACAGCTAAGGTAGAAAATGCTGGAGTGTCAACAGGTAAGCCACCTGTTTCCTCTGTGTACCATTGCAACTCTGTTGAACCTAGTGCATTATAAATGCTAGTTCCAACCGTTTGGGAATCGGTTCCATAATTATAATGCACATTCATTCCTGATGTCTGAAGGCGAGCTTCTTCTAAGACTACTTTTACTGCAGTACGCCTTGGACTTTCACAAGCATAGAGAAATTGAGAAGCATAATAGGTTCTATTGTGTACCAAAGGAGTCGTATTAGGCAATGCAACTCCCCCAGTTTCATTTGCATACCAGTGAATATTTGTTCCTGTGATTGTTATATCTGCCAATGTTGGATTTGAGCTTTTACAAAAAGTTTGTACCGCCTGATCTACTGTAGGTGCAACTGCTTTAACTACTGTAGCATCGAGCATAACACCTGAGGTTGTACAGGCTCTTTGGTATACCAGCTCAAAAAAATAGGCATAGAAAGCTCGATTCTCTACAGGTGTTAAACTAGAAGTCACTCGCAAACTATTGTGGCTATCGTACATCGGAAAAAGAACCTTTTGATCAATAAAAAGCTTCGCATTATTTACCTCTTTCAAAATCATTTTATACCCATTGCCTGCATTTAATTCAGCATTTAAAGGAACAGTGATTGGTACAGTAGGACCCTCAGCATTAATCGCTATAACATTTGATACATAGACCTCTCTTCCACTTGAATTTAGAATCGCAACGCGGATGCTTCCCGATTGACTGGCATATACGGTGGTACTTTTAATCGTACCTGGATCGAGTAGATCAAATGAAATTCCCCAAGTTGCATTCGTTTGGGTATCGTTGGAATTGGTAGATAAACTTTGTTTACCTCCTTTGCTATCTTCTAAATAGGATTTAACATAGTAACTTTTTGATTCTGTTAAGGGAGGAGTTACAAAAGTAGAGCCTTCTCCTAAAACTTCCGTACTCGTTCGCGAATCATACCAACGGAGTGTGCCATAATTAGCCTGAGCCTCCAAGGTTACAGGTCCGCCTTCGCACACCCATCCACTTAGCCCCCAAAGTAGCCTGTGGCAACTTGACTGCGTTACTTCAATATCACCCAAGTAAAATAAAAATTGATCTGCAAGGGAATGTACCTGAAAACCAATATACAAAACACCCGTTTCATCCGCAGTAAACTCAATCAATTTATCTGTTACTTGATCCGTTCCGCCTGTATCTACATTAAAAATTTCAGTGGTCATCGCTTCGGGATAAGCGAATTTACCCAAGCTTATCCGTAGCTTTTCATTAAATCTTTTATCTCTATACTTAAATCGCAAACGATACGTTTCTCCTCTAGTTACATTAATTCCACGGGTAAAAAACCAATCATCTGCTGCTTGAGTAGGATTATAACGGTATCTCAAAACAGGACCTTCAAAACCAATGGCACTACTTTCTGTGATCCAAGTATAATCATCTTCATTTGCATTTAAAATCGTCGTACAAGCAGGTGCATTTGGAACATCTACCGTATCAAACGGCACCTTATATGGTGTATTCACAGCATTGCATAAGGTAGTAAAAGTAAAAGGGCCTTTCCAATACCCTTGATTTGTATCTGAGCAAAACGAACGAACATAGAAAAAAAATGGTGTTGCATTAGCTAAATTAGTAAAAGTAATCTGATGGTTACTTTCACTAAAATCCTGCCTTTGAACGAGTCCTGTATCCCCAGACCCTGGCAAACCTGAGGTGCGTAATTCATACTGATACGTTGTTGCTGGTAACACAGGTAAATCAACTGCTGCAACTACGCTATTCATCGTTAGTTTGCTAAATTCAACAAATTCAGGACTCGGACAACTATCTAACAATTCTGTTGAAACAGCGAAGATATTTACAACTCCTTCAAATGTAATGGGACGTAAAAACTTAATTTGCTTGACTTTCTTTAGCTGATTTTGTTTGCTAATATTTAAAGTAACTTGATATAGTCTAGGGTTTTCTGTTGGTTTTTCTAAAATACTTGCTCTTGTTAATCGCCCAAAATTTTTATGAACCACAGGTAAAGATGTACCATTATACCAATCGGGTACACGACTTGAAAATGTTTCCGTGGTATCATCCTCAAAGATTACCGTTACGTCTAACGCTGTACTTGCTAGTCCGGCTGTAGTTAGGACAAAAAGTTTTCTCGCCTTTACAGGGAGTACTAAGTTAGATGTGACACTAGATATAGTGGTAGTTAAACGAATTGAATTATTCGCACTGTAATTTTGTAAAAGAAATTTCATTCCTGGTGTATGAGCAGAAGAAATACTCCCATTCATCGGTAAGCCTGTTCCACTCAAAAGTTGATTTGCATCTAACTTCCAATCTTCTGCAAGTAGGTAATGTCCTGAATTATCGATATCATGCGTAGTTGAACTTTCAACCGCTCCAACACCATTGGCAATGACATCGGCATTGAAGCCATCCATTGCTAAGGGTTGATAAGGTTGTGCATGTAATAGAAAAGACTGCACAAATAGCAAAATGAAGACGAAAAAGAGTAGAACTTTTTTCATAAATAAGGGAAGAAAAAAATTGGTTTGTTTTAGCTTTTGAATGAGATTATCGTGTATCACACCACCTGATTCTTCGTAAAATTAGGGTCTTCCTCCAAAAAAATGACAAAATGAGGGGTGGACAAATGGGTGGACAAATAAAAACAGCATTTTAAATAACTAAAAATCAACACCATACACACCTCTTCTTTTTTGAGTATACAACTATAACACCTCTATTTAAATCGAAAAAAAAGTGATATTGACTAACAATCCCCAGCAGAAACCTCAGGCCGAGAACAAAAAAAATACCTTTTACCTTACTCTTTTAAAATAAAAAGGGTGCCCTATTGGGACACCCTCTTCTTATTAATTTACGCGTTTTTTTCTTCTGTCATCTTTGTGTACTCCGCGATTAAATAGCTTAAGTGTTCCCATTTAATTGAATTGTATGGGAATTTTTGTAGAAATTCTTGATTGTCTCCAAAAAGGAAATTGTAGTTTTCTTCAAATTCTCCTTTTTTAAGCCACATTACTTCCTCTCCTTTTTTGATGTAATATGATTTGATTACTCCTCCACCGATACCAGGTCCTCCACCAAAGCTAATAGAGGTTGTTTCAGAAGCCATTGGATCAGCATATACTTCAATTTGACTACTGAAGCTTGGATTGATTAATTGCATCAAGTATTCCTTTTCTGCTTTTTTGTTTTTTAAAGAAGCTGTAATGTTTCTTACATACACTTCATCTGGATTGGTTGATTTAGTTAAGCTTTTGCTTCCCCAGTTTTTTGATGTGCCAAAATAGTTAGCTACTTTAGCTCCTTTTTCAAATCCTGCAATAGGCAAATACATCTCTTCAATTTCATCCGCTTGGTATTCTACTTTTTTACCAGCCGCATCTTTCATTTTGATTGATGTAATTTGACCTTTTTTTCGATTTACTCCAGAAACAGATCCTACTTTTTTGGTTCCATCTTTAAGGATAAGGGTTGAATTTTTTTTAGAACTTACGCTGACGAATACTTCATCAAAAAGCATATCATCCATCATTTTTAACTGTTCTTTTGTAAACTTCACTTTTTCTTGTGCATGTATCGGCGTATTCATCACTGACGCAGCAGCTAAAAAGCTAAAAAGTATTAATTTTTTCATAAAATATAAATTTAACCAAAAGTAACAATAATATGTTATCAAATGCTTTTTTATAAAAAATATATACCTGTATTTGTAGCTATAGTTTATCGAACTATCTTTTTAAAAAGACATGCGCAATAGAGGTCTTCCGTTGACATACATAGCGGAGTGAAAAAGTTACATCTAAAAAAATACAACATGAAAAAGGCTGCCTCTTAGACAGCCTATATGACACAAAAAAACTCCCCTTAAAGAAGAGGAGTTTTTTATCTATACCAAAGTATTATTTTTTATTTTGATCTTTCAAGCGCTGTTGCTCTTG
The window above is part of the Myroides odoratus DSM 2801 genome. Proteins encoded here:
- a CDS encoding MBG domain-containing protein, which encodes MKKVLLFFVFILLFVQSFLLHAQPYQPLAMDGFNADVIANGVGAVESSTTHDIDNSGHYLLAEDWKLDANQLLSGTGLPMNGSISSAHTPGMKFLLQNYSANNSIRLTTTISSVTSNLVLPVKARKLFVLTTAGLASTALDVTVIFEDDTTETFSSRVPDWYNGTSLPVVHKNFGRLTRASILEKPTENPRLYQVTLNISKQNQLKKVKQIKFLRPITFEGVVNIFAVSTELLDSCPSPEFVEFSKLTMNSVVAAVDLPVLPATTYQYELRTSGLPGSGDTGLVQRQDFSESNHQITFTNLANATPFFFYVRSFCSDTNQGYWKGPFTFTTLCNAVNTPYKVPFDTVDVPNAPACTTILNANEDDYTWITESSAIGFEGPVLRYRYNPTQAADDWFFTRGINVTRGETYRLRFKYRDKRFNEKLRISLGKFAYPEAMTTEIFNVDTGGTDQVTDKLIEFTADETGVLYIGFQVHSLADQFLFYLGDIEVTQSSCHRLLWGLSGWVCEGGPVTLEAQANYGTLRWYDSRTSTEVLGEGSTFVTPPLTESKSYYVKSYLEDSKGGKQSLSTNSNDTQTNATWGISFDLLDPGTIKSTTVYASQSGSIRVAILNSSGREVYVSNVIAINAEGPTVPITVPLNAELNAGNGYKMILKEVNNAKLFIDQKVLFPMYDSHNSLRVTSSLTPVENRAFYAYFFELVYQRACTTSGVMLDATVVKAVAPTVDQAVQTFCKSSNPTLADITITGTNIHWYANETGGVALPNTTPLVHNRTYYASQFLYACESPRRTAVKVVLEEARLQTSGMNVHYNYGTDSQTVGTSIYNALGSTELQWYTEETGGLPVDTPAFSTLAVGNYDYWVSGVVNGCESIRSRIGMTVRPVSVWVTAQPTRKVYGEEDPALLYRVSGLVNDDELTGSLTRAPGEDVDTYVISRGTLAASSNYILNVDNANFRILPATLTVTAADKTKVYGEEDPAFTYAVTGFKRGEEATAILSGALNRELGEEMGTYEIRQGSLTATPNYEIAYHKADLEITPTVLTVTAQEAGKVYGDIDPLLTYAVSGLKLGDSAASALRGNLARTGDEAVGDYTITQGTLEANSNYTLVFEGADFSITPATITVMAHPKAKAYGEPEPLLTHTTAGLKRGESSATVLSGHLTRTGTEDVGVYTIEQGTLVANANYVVNYVAANFEIKPAELTVTAEAKTKIYGDTDPALTYAVTGLQRSEEASAVLTGSLTRTGTENVGMYTINQGSLAATPNYTLVYEVADFQITPATLTVIADAKTKIYGEIDPALTYTVSGLKRNDKTATTLTGSLVRNGREDIGTYAITQGSLVATPNYTLVYEGADFTITAAVLTVTANPQTKIYGDADPVLDYTVAGLRPSDQLATVLTGNLVRNIGEAVGIYTIHQGSLAVSPNYTLVYEEADFTIEQAILTVTANAQTKTYGEPDAVLSYTVAGLKNNDQETSITGVLVRDNGEDVGFYSIHQGNIQASTNYTLAFQSANLTIIPALLTIQAEAKTKVYGDADPVFTYTVSGLKNNDQAINILTGSLSRDSGEQVDTYGIHQGTLQASTNYTLGFQPADLTITPALLTIQAEAKTKVYGDADPVLTYIVSGLKNNDQTNILTGILTRDNGEDVGFYSIKQGNIQASTNYTLDFQPADLTIIPALLTIQAEAKTKVYGDADPVLTYIVSGLKNNDQTNILTGILTRDNGEDVGFYSIHQGNIQASTNYTLDFQTANFTITSALLTVQAEAKTKVYGDADPVLTYTLSGLKNNDQATNILTGSLSRDSGEHVGTYGIQQGNLQASTNYTLDFQSANLIITTALLKIHAEAKTKVYGDADPILTYSVSGLKNNDVVQATVTGNLVRQRGEHVGTYPIQQGDLQVGANYTFTFEEALFTITPATLNIHPVAGQEKIYGATDPILAFAVTGFKFNDEIGTALTGSLTRAAGENVNRYAYQIGSLQAVLANYSLTLDSQEKFEIKPAPLRLVVEENQFKQFGEADPILRYRADGLQRGDFIIQAATGQLTRSTGEAVGIYAIEQGSLTARANYYIDAFIPASFEIKKNNIKGLTLPAQRFVYDGQVKQVQVQGNIEPQATIVYTNNNQTQVGQYTVTATVDYGPNYEVLHLQSILTIVKADQEITWNQVLEVVLEDTPTLQLTASASSNLPVSYAIDEAADREIAVIEEMGLLRFLQPGFVTITATQGGNTNFNAAKTVSHTIAVSSRDASIWDLVVDGVSYGKIAKEVHLVLGCETQQDEVTLAVHTQVGAEVQPSNYFTLSVKDYGLYEQIITVQSPNRKVTETYKIIIDKRIPTENLVIQKYNNVLLVNNNKQTNGGYVFHAYRWFKNGALVGEKQAYSAGDEYGATLDPNATYQVELTLYNGKKIRSCPIVVKGKAAANWAVYPNPVQKSQWLYVQMKEEKQGVVHYIIYNLKGQLIKRGSLEGGNKGIEIPSTAASGSYFLILKTEDTQEGVQFIIQ